The following proteins are co-located in the Pan troglodytes isolate AG18354 chromosome 5, NHGRI_mPanTro3-v2.0_pri, whole genome shotgun sequence genome:
- the LOC134810350 gene encoding uncharacterized protein LOC134810350 — MAGCRSRALPRGKAAKAPREIEHSSCWPRCYAPHCPGRWGPAGRSECGVRPAHAHPELALARNSRWPGTRAGPELALARNSRWPGTRAGQELALARNSRWPGTRAGPELALAGKHRPRLSLHTSSQAEGADSGLGQPRKGLPQCSGGLKGSSSAAKVGAQAEEAPRASEGCEDCRHTVTSQSKINPN, encoded by the coding sequence atggcgggctgcaggtcccgagccctgccccgcgggaaggcagctaaggccccgcgagaaattgagcacagcagctgctggcccaggtgctacgcccctcactgcccagggcggTGGGGCCCCgccggccgctccgagtgcggggtcCGCCCAGCCCACGcgcacccggaactcgcgctggcccggaactcgcgctggcccggaactcgcgctggcccggaactcgcgctggcccggaactcgcgctggcccggaactcgcgctggccaggaactcgcgctggcccggaactcgcgctggcccggaactcgcgctggcccggaactcgcgctggcggGCAAGcaccgcccgcgcctctccctccacacctcctcacaagctgagggagccgactccggccttggccagcccagaaaggggctcccacagtgcagcggcgggctgaagggctcttcaagtgccgccaaagtgggagcccaggcagaggaggcgccgagagcgagcgagggctgtgaggactgccggcacactgtcacctctcagtcTAAGATCAACCCTAATTGA